DNA from Campylobacter concisus:
GCTATAAACTCACCCTTTTTTATCTCTAAATTTATGCCATGCAGGATCTCTATCTCATTGTCGCCTAGCTTAAAGCTTTTAGTGATGTTTTTTAGGCTTATCACTTAAAACTTCTTATGTTCTTTTGCGATCATCTTAGCGATCTCGCTTGATGAGCCTTGAGATGTGATGATCTCATCGCCTTCGTTTATACCGCTGATGATCTGTGTATCGAGATTGTCTTTTATGCCAGTTTTGACCGCTGTTTTTACTGGCTTGCCATCTTTTAGCAGATAGACAAAAGTGCCGTTTTCATCTTTTTTGATGCCGATGCTTGGTACGATGATGGCGTCCTCGACGTTTGCTATTAAAAGCTCATTTTGTGTGGTCATGCCTATTCTTAAAATACCATCTTTATTATCAACGATGCTTTGCGCGTAGTAATAAACCGCCGAGCTGCTGCTTGAGCTACTTGAGTATGAAGACTTACTGCTGCTACTTGAGCCGTAGCTACCATCACTTAGTGTGGTAAGCCCCGGGTCGATCGAGCTAACAGTCGTTTGAAATTTCTTCGTTGGCTCAGAGAGGATCGAGTACTCAACAGGCGTGCCGACTTTGATCTTTGTGATGTCGCCTTCTGCTATTTGCATCTTCATCTTTACATGGCTAAGATTAGCGATATTTACGATAGTTGGCGTAGTTTGGTTGGCATTTACAGTCTGACCCTCCTCAACTTGCACGCTTACAACAGTGCCGTCTCTTGGAGCGGTGATCTTTGTGTAGCCTAAATTTATCTTAGCGGTGCTTAGCTCGATATTTGTCTGCTTGATCTGCGCTTCAAGCTCTTTTATCTTTGCGCTATTTGCACTATATGTGTTTTTTGCGCTTTCAAATTCTTGCTTTGAGGTGGCATTTTTGGCAAAAAGTGCATTTTCTCTATCAAACTGCGTTTTAGCGATATTTAGAGCCACTTTTGCGCTTTCTAGCTGGGCTTTGTAGATGGCAAGCTGAGCTTCTTTATTATCGATGCTATTTTGCTGGGTTGAGCTATCGATACTTGCGATCATATCGCCCTTTTTTACCTGATCTCCAAGCTTAACATAGAGCTTTTTTATCTGACCGCTCACCTGAGCTCCCACGTCGATTAGCTCGGTGGCGAAAATTTCTCCAGTCGCATCGACCTTTTTGCTAAATGAGCCCTTCTTTGCCTTTTTGGTGATAAACTCCACCTTTTCATCTTTTGCCTTAAAAAATTTATCGTAGGCAAAGTATCCACCGACGCCTAAAATAAGCAGGATTATTAAAATTTTAGTTTTTTTCATCGCTTCTCTTTGTAAAAAATTGGTAAATTCTACTTCACAAGAGTAAATACTCTTTAAGCTTCCTCTTTTGCCATGCCAGCCTCTATCAAAAACCTGCTTGGCTGATAATTGACCTTCTTTATCTTGTCGTATTTTGCATAGCTTAGATAAAGCTCATCTTTAGCCCTTGTTACTGCTACGTAAAAGAGCCGCCTCTCCTCTTCTAGGCTGCCGCCCATGCTCATTAGCTTTAAATTTGGAAAGCGGTTTTGCGCGAGATCTACTATGAAAACTTGGTCAAACTCAAGCCCCTTGCTCGCATGCACGCTAAGCAAGCTAACGCCCTGCCCTTCGCTCATCTCGTTGCTTCCAAGGGCTAAGAAGTTGTAAAATTTGCTGATATCTTGATACTTTTTAGCTAGCTCGCTTAGTACCACGCTCTTTGCCATTATGCGCTCTTTGACCTCTTCTTTGAGCGCGAGATCAACATTGCCATTTTTTAGAGTTGCCCTTTTTGTGCTGATGTTTTCGACGATTAACGAGTAAATTTTGCTAGTTTTTATCTCATTTATCATCGTGGCTGGCTTTGAGATATTTCTCATGCCTCTTAAAAAGTTGTAAATTTCATATAAAAACTGTGCCCCACTCTCGCTTAGCTTTTGCAGTTTTAGCACAGGGTGTCCTAGAAATTTATCGCTAAAGCCAAGTTTAGAAAACCTCGAAACCTCGGCAAATTCATCAAGGTCGTCAAAAAGGCCAAGCTGGTAGTTTCGCCTTTTGTTTGATGAGATATTTACGCTCTCGTCTGGCTCAACTATCCCTTTTATCAAATTTCCATGCCCAAGCTTAAGCAGTGCGTCAAAAATTTCCTTGCTAACTGCGCTACCAACGCCTTTTGCGTATTCGCAGATGTGGATAAATGCCATTATATCTTTTGGATTGACATAAATTCCCATGATATCGATGAGCGCCTTGATCTCGCGGCTCTCAAAGAAGCTCACCCCACCCTTTCGCTTTGAGCCGATACCTCGCTCTTTTAGCGCGACCTCGATGCCATCGGCTGATGAGTTATTTCTAAAAATTATGGCGATATTTTCTCTATTAAATGGCGAAAATGAGATGATATCGGCGATATTTTGATACTGGTCAAAAAGCTCGTTATAGACAAGCAACCTTGGAGGCTTAAAATTTCCCTCGCGGCTAACTGTGAGGTGCTTTTCATAAAGCCTTGGATTGTTGTTTATGACCTTGTTTGCAAGGGCAAGTATGCTTGAGCTTGAGCGGTAATTTACATTTAAAGCGTAGATATTTGCGTTTGGGAAGCGATCTTTAAATGAGCCTATGATCTCGATATTTGCGCCGTTAAATGCGTAAATGCTCTGGTCAAAATCGCCCACACAAAATAGGCTCTTTGTCTTAAATGCGTCTATGAGGCTGCCTTGAAGGGTGTTTGTATCTTGATACTCGTCGATCAAAATTTCATCATAAGCTAAATTTGCCCCATTTTTTAGCTCGTCGCGCATTTTTATAAGAAGGTCGTTAAAATCAGCGTAAGAAAATTTAGCCTTTTCGGCCTCAAACTCCTCTAAGACATCTTCATAAATTTCAGCATAAACGCCCTGCTCTTCGCTCTTTGCGCTTATCCATTTGCCAAAAGTTGTGCCTTGCTCGCTGTTTTGAAATAGCGAATAAAGGTCGTATAGATAGGCTCCGCCGTAAGGCTTGACGTCGCTTAAATGGTAAAATTTACGCCTCTCAACAAGACTTTTTAAAAGCGTCTTTAGCTCGCTAGGCTGCTTTAGCGTGACGCCTTTATCAAGACTTTTTAAAAGCGAAAATGAGACCGAGTGAAAGGTGCCTGCGGTGATTTTTGAGGTGATTTGTTTATCAAAATACCTATTTAAACGTTCTATCATCTCGCTGGCTGCTTTGTTTGTAAAGGTTAGAAGCAAAATTTTCTCTGGCGCAACGCCTAAATTCAAAAGATGAGCTATGCGTGCGACTATGGTGCTAGTCTTGCCAGTGCCAGCTGAAGCGATGATGAGATTGTGTCCAAATGGCGCAGTTGCGGCGGTGTATTGTTCTTTGTTTAACCTAGATAAGGGCATGTCTTCCTCTTTTTTAAAAAGGTCTAATTATAGCTACTTAAACTTTAACAGCTATAATCACGCCGATGAAAAAGTTTAAATTTCTAAAATTTCTTGCCCTATTTTTGGCTCTAATGGTCGGTATTTTTTTGATACTGGATCAAATTTATCCACTAAATTTAGACACACTAAAAAAAGACGAAGCCAAAATTTTGCTTGATAAAAATGGCGAGATCATAAATATGAAGCTTAGCAGCGACGGAATTTGGAGATTTCACGAGCAAAGCTTTCCAAATTCGCTAAAACAATGCGTCGTGCTTTTTGAAGATAGATACTTTTACTACCATTTTGGCGTAAATTTTGCCTCCATTTTTAGAGCGTTTTTTCACAACCTAAGAAGCGACAACCGCATAGGGGCTAGCACTATTACGATGCAAGTAGCCAGGATGCTGGAGCCTGGAGATCGAAGCTATAAAAATAAGATAAAAGAAATTTTTAGAGCATTTCAGCTCGAGCTTCACTTTAGCAAGGATGAAATTTTAAATTTATACCTAAATTTAGCCCCATATGGCGGCAATATCGAGGGAGCAAAGGCGGCAAGCTTCTTTTACTTTGGCAAAGAGCTAAACGAGCTTAGCTACGCTCAGGCCGCACTTTTAAGCACGATCCCTAAAAATCCAAATAAAAATAGACTTGACCGCGTCTCAAACATAAACGCCCTAAAAAACAGGGTCATAAAGATGCTTTACAAGGCAAATTTAATCGATCTTAGTGCCTTTAAAAGGGCTCAAGCTGAGCCATTTAAAAATGTAAGGATAAGAGCCGTCGTAAATGCAGGCGACTACGCAAATGTCGCTTTTAAAAACCAAATCGCAAAGGCAAGTTTGGATCTAAATTTGCAAAAAGATATGCTTAAAATTTTAAAAGATGCGATGTTTTCGCTAAAGGCTAAAAATGCAAATAATGCCGCAGCCGTGGTCATCGACAATAAAAAAATGAGCGTTGTTGCATTTATCGGCTCGCATGATGAGCGTGCGCGTGATGGCAAAAACTCTGCCCTAAATATGAAACGAAACACCGGCAGCACGCTAAAGCCTTTTATCTACTCGCTTGCACTTGATAGCGGGCTTATCACGCCAAATTCCCAGCTAATTGACACGCAAATTTATGTAAATGAATATGTACCAAAGAACTTTAGTAATGACTTTTTGGGGCTTGTAAGCGCAAAAGACGCTCTGAATTTTAGCCTAAATATCCCAGTTATAAATTTAGACTTAAAGCTAAAAGACAACTCGCTTTATGAGCTGCTTGAAAAGGTAAATTTAGTTGATGAAAACAAGGAATTTTACGGCTCTTCGATAGTTTTAGGTAGTGCTGAGATGAGCCTGCTTGATCTTGCGCATCTTTATACAATATACGCAAATGAGGGCGTTTATAGGCCGCTTGAGTTTGCTGGGAAAAACTATAAAAATGAAGATAAAAACATAACCCTCATCTCGCCTCAAAGCGCCTATCTAACCGCTAAAATGATGAGCGAGGCCTCAAGGTCATATCTAAAAAATGCTTGGCAATACGCGCAAAACACGCCAAAGATCGCCTTTAAAACAGGCACAAGTGCAAACTCACGCGATCTTTACGCCATAGGAGTTGATGAGGACTACACAATAGCTGTCTGGGTGGGCAACTTTAACGCCGAAAAAACTGACAAGCTAACTGGGCTAAATGACGTTTCAAAGATCGTTTTTGACATGTTTAAGATCACGGCGCAAAGGCAAAATTTAGAGTTTATGAGCGAGCCAGAGGGCATCGAAAAAGTGCCAACCTGCCTTGATGCTTTTAGCTATGAAACATGCAAAAAAACGGCGCTTGATGATAGGATAGTTGGAGTTAAACTGCAAGATAAGTGCGAGAGTTTAAGGGGCGAGGAGCTTGAGTTTTTGATAAAAAATGGCTTTTTAGACAAAAATGGGGTCAAAAATAGCCCTTGTGCTGAAGTCTTTAAAGATAAAAAGCCAGTTTTTGCCTATCCGTATGACGGCGAAGAGATCGTGACAGATGAAAATGTAACACAAATTATGCTAAAATGCTACGCGTTTTTAGGTGATGAAATTTACCTAAAAGTGGATGATTTGAACTTTTCTAAGATAGAAAATGCAAGTGAAAAAAGGCTAGATCTAACTCTTGGCGAGCACACTTTAAAATGCCTTGATCAAAACTCAAATCAAAGTGAAATAACAATAAAACTAAGGAGATAAAATGCAGCAAAAAGCGCTACTTCTAGCACTTTTAGGAGCAGTAAATTTATATGCTTTAAGTCTAAATGGCAATGTCGAGGTGAAGTCGCCTTTAAGCGTGGAATTTGGGCTAGAAGATGATGTTAGCAAAAATCTCATAGGCACACTAAGCGAGAAAAAGATTATCTCGTGCGAGCCAGCACTAAGTGGCACGGTGAAATTTAACGCTCAAAGCCTTACACTTTTTACAAAAGATATGCACGCAGGTGCTGAATATAGCTGTAAGTTAGAAAATGGCAGTAGCGCTAGCTTTGAGACGAAAGAATTTGCGCTTGAGAAGATAGAAAAGCTCACTGATAGTAAATTTATCCTTAAATTTAATGACGAAGTTAGTGAAGAGCTTGTGAAAAAAATAGCCGTAAAAGGCGCAAGCTTTAACGCCTTGCAGCTCTCTCAAAACAGCTTTGAGCTTGATCTTGATAAAAATATAAGCGAGCCTGTTTTTGAGTTTGGAGAAAATTTTGAGAGTAAATTTGGCGCTAAGCTTGCAGGCGATGGCGTGGTGAAATTTAGTGAGCAAGTAAGCAGTGAGAGCGTAAATATAAATGCCGAAGCTAAAAGCTTTGAGATAGCTAAAATCTATCCAGCAAGCCTAGATAACGGCATCTTGGCATTTAGAATTTATCTAAAAGAGTGG
Protein-coding regions in this window:
- a CDS encoding efflux RND transporter periplasmic adaptor subunit, whose amino-acid sequence is MKKTKILIILLILGVGGYFAYDKFFKAKDEKVEFITKKAKKGSFSKKVDATGEIFATELIDVGAQVSGQIKKLYVKLGDQVKKGDMIASIDSSTQQNSIDNKEAQLAIYKAQLESAKVALNIAKTQFDRENALFAKNATSKQEFESAKNTYSANSAKIKELEAQIKQTNIELSTAKINLGYTKITAPRDGTVVSVQVEEGQTVNANQTTPTIVNIANLSHVKMKMQIAEGDITKIKVGTPVEYSILSEPTKKFQTTVSSIDPGLTTLSDGSYGSSSSSKSSYSSSSSSSSAVYYYAQSIVDNKDGILRIGMTTQNELLIANVEDAIIVPSIGIKKDENGTFVYLLKDGKPVKTAVKTGIKDNLDTQIISGINEGDEIITSQGSSSEIAKMIAKEHKKF
- a CDS encoding ATP-dependent helicase, translating into MPLSRLNKEQYTAATAPFGHNLIIASAGTGKTSTIVARIAHLLNLGVAPEKILLLTFTNKAASEMIERLNRYFDKQITSKITAGTFHSVSFSLLKSLDKGVTLKQPSELKTLLKSLVERRKFYHLSDVKPYGGAYLYDLYSLFQNSEQGTTFGKWISAKSEEQGVYAEIYEDVLEEFEAEKAKFSYADFNDLLIKMRDELKNGANLAYDEILIDEYQDTNTLQGSLIDAFKTKSLFCVGDFDQSIYAFNGANIEIIGSFKDRFPNANIYALNVNYRSSSSILALANKVINNNPRLYEKHLTVSREGNFKPPRLLVYNELFDQYQNIADIISFSPFNRENIAIIFRNNSSADGIEVALKERGIGSKRKGGVSFFESREIKALIDIMGIYVNPKDIMAFIHICEYAKGVGSAVSKEIFDALLKLGHGNLIKGIVEPDESVNISSNKRRNYQLGLFDDLDEFAEVSRFSKLGFSDKFLGHPVLKLQKLSESGAQFLYEIYNFLRGMRNISKPATMINEIKTSKIYSLIVENISTKRATLKNGNVDLALKEEVKERIMAKSVVLSELAKKYQDISKFYNFLALGSNEMSEGQGVSLLSVHASKGLEFDQVFIVDLAQNRFPNLKLMSMGGSLEEERRLFYVAVTRAKDELYLSYAKYDKIKKVNYQPSRFLIEAGMAKEEA
- the pbpC gene encoding penicillin-binding protein 1C, with translation MKKFKFLKFLALFLALMVGIFLILDQIYPLNLDTLKKDEAKILLDKNGEIINMKLSSDGIWRFHEQSFPNSLKQCVVLFEDRYFYYHFGVNFASIFRAFFHNLRSDNRIGASTITMQVARMLEPGDRSYKNKIKEIFRAFQLELHFSKDEILNLYLNLAPYGGNIEGAKAASFFYFGKELNELSYAQAALLSTIPKNPNKNRLDRVSNINALKNRVIKMLYKANLIDLSAFKRAQAEPFKNVRIRAVVNAGDYANVAFKNQIAKASLDLNLQKDMLKILKDAMFSLKAKNANNAAAVVIDNKKMSVVAFIGSHDERARDGKNSALNMKRNTGSTLKPFIYSLALDSGLITPNSQLIDTQIYVNEYVPKNFSNDFLGLVSAKDALNFSLNIPVINLDLKLKDNSLYELLEKVNLVDENKEFYGSSIVLGSAEMSLLDLAHLYTIYANEGVYRPLEFAGKNYKNEDKNITLISPQSAYLTAKMMSEASRSYLKNAWQYAQNTPKIAFKTGTSANSRDLYAIGVDEDYTIAVWVGNFNAEKTDKLTGLNDVSKIVFDMFKITAQRQNLEFMSEPEGIEKVPTCLDAFSYETCKKTALDDRIVGVKLQDKCESLRGEELEFLIKNGFLDKNGVKNSPCAEVFKDKKPVFAYPYDGEEIVTDENVTQIMLKCYAFLGDEIYLKVDDLNFSKIENASEKRLDLTLGEHTLKCLDQNSNQSEITIKLRR